CGCGACCGCCGCGGCGACGTAGGCCAGGGGACGGACCGGGCCGGGGTCGGTCACGATGCGGCGCAGGTCGCCCGGGGTGATCACCTCGACGGCGAAGAACATCACCGTGTTGAGCAGGATGCCGAGTGCGCCGAAGGAGACCGTCCAGCCCAGCGCCCAGCCCAGCGACGTCTCGCCGTTGGTCCAGATCGCGGTGAAGAGGACGGCGGCGTTGGAGACCAGCCACGCCGAGGTGACGACGCCGGCCGAGCGCGAGTGCGCGTGGACCGACTCGTTGCCGTTCTCGTCGACGCCGCGCAGGTGCGTGCCGAGGTGGCCGGGCGTGGCGAGGTCGAGGACGTAGTAGGCCGCGACGAGCATGATCCCGCCGACGGCGGCGTAGGCGACGGCGTGGAGCAGGGCGTTGAGCAGGTCGGTCACGGGGTCTCCTGGGAGGCGGGCGTGGAAGGTCGGGACGAGGACGGGCCGCTGGTCAGCCGAAGCCGCGCGAGCTGCCGCCGAAGCCGCCCTTGGTGGTGCTGGACCTGACGCTGGAGCCGCCGGTCGTCGGCAGGCCCCCGCGCTGGACGGTGCCGTTGAGGGTGCTGCCGTTGAACGTGCCACCCGACGTCGTCTGTCCGATCGCCGGCACGCGGGAGCTGGCACCGAGGTAGTACCAGAAGAAGCCGGACCCGGTGCCGTTGTAGTCGGAGTCGTCGTCGCACTGGTCGTCGTCGACGCGCTCCTCGGTCTCCGGGTCGACGCACACGGCGGCGTAGTCGGCGCTCGAGGAGCAGCCGGTGAGGCTGGAGGCCATCAGCGCGGTGATGCCGAGCGAGATGCTGGTCGAGCGCATGCGGCGGCGTACGGGTGTGGTCATCGGGTCCCTCCCGGGTCCGGGTCCTGCGGGAACTTGGGCCGGAACATCTCGAGCATCTGCTCGGCCACGTCGGTGGTGGCGGCGTCGGCCGCCTCGTGCTCCGCGAGCCGCTCGTCGAGCCACTCGCGTCCGTGCTGGGCCTCCAGTGAGGCGAGGGTGAGGTGCTCGAGGCGGTCGATGCGCTCGTGGACGTCCTCGAGCACGGTCGCCACGGCGAGCGACTCCTTGTCGAAGACGAGGTTCGCGATGACGTGACCGATCGCGATCGGCACCAGCACGAGCATCGAGACGATGAGCAGGGCGCCCACGGCGCGGCCGGTGGTGGAGGCGGGGTAGAAGTCGCCGTAGCCGACGGTGGAGCCGGTCACGATGCCCCACCACAGTCCCTCGACCGGGCCCTTGCCCTCCAGCGCCGCGTAGGTCAACGAGCAGCCGACCCAGATCGCCACGATGGCCAGCACCAGCACGTGTGGAGCGTTGACGAGGGCCTGGAGGGGTCGGGTGAGGAACCCCAGCCGACGTGCGACGACCGCGTCGGCCTCGTCGACCTCTGCGGACAGCTCCGACATGTGCTTCCCCCGTTCCCCGGCGTCCTGGCGGGACTATAGGGCTTCCCCGTGGCGTGCCGTCGAAACGTCGCTGCGGCTCAGCGCACCAGGTCGGCGTAGTCCGGGTGCTTGTCGACGTACGCCGCGACGTAGGCGCACGACGGCACGACGCGCAGTCCCCGGGAGCGGGCGTCGTCGAGCGCGCCGCGGGCCAGGCGGGCGGCGTAGCCCTGGCCGCCGAAGGCCTCGGGGACCTCCGTGTGCACGAGGGTGATGACGTCGCCGGCGAGGCGGTAGTCGATGAGGCCGACCAGCTCGTCACCGGCACGCAGCTCGTAGCGGCTGCGGTCGGGGGCGTCGGCGAACACTGTGTCCACAAGGCGAGCGTAGCCCCAGGTGACTTGTGCGTAACCCCGGCGGAGGTGGAAGGTCAGCGCATGGCAGCAACCGCGTCGTCGTACTCGATCACTATGCGGTTGTACACCGCTCCCGACCACCACGTCGTCGGGACCGTCGCCACGTCGATCGCCAAGGGCGGTGGGGTGGTCACCGCGATCGACGTCACCGACTCGCGCCACGACCGGCTCGTGGTCGACGTGACCTGCTCGGCGGCCGACGCCGACCACTCCCTCGAGCTCGTCGCCGCAGTGGACGCGGTCGAGGGGGTCACCGTCCACAAGGTCAGCGACCGGACGTTCCTGCTCCACCTCGGCGGCAAGATCGAGGTCTCGTCCAAGGTGCCGCTGCGCACCCGCGACGACCTGTCGATGGCCTACACGCCTGGGGTCGGGCGCGTGTCGATGGCGATCCACGACAACCCCGAGGACGTCCGCAAGCTCACCATCAAGGGCAACTCCGTCGCCGTGGTCACCGACGGCTCCGCCGTCCTCGGCCTCGGCAACATCGGCCCCGGCGCCGCGCTGCCGGTGATGGAGGGCAAGGCCGCGCTCTTCAAGCGCTTCGCCGGGATCGACGCGTGGCCGATCTGCCTCGCCACCCAGGACACCGACGAGATCGTGCGCGCGGTCGAGATGATCGCCCCCGGCTTCGGCGGCATCAACCTCGAGGACATCGCCGCGCCGCGCTGCTTCGAGATCGAGGCGCGCCTGCGCAAGTCGCTCGACATCCCGGTCTTCCACGACGACCAGCACGGCACCGCGATCGTGGTGCTGGCGGCGCTGACCAACGCGTTGCGGTGCGTGGAGAAGCAGCTCGCCGACGTGCGGATCGTGGTGTCGGGCGCCGGTGCCGCAGGCACCGCCATCGTCACCCTGCTCCTCGCCGCGGGCGCGCACGACGTCGTCGTCGTGGACCGCGAGGGCGCCCTGGCCCAGGGCGACGAGTCGCTGTCGGCAGCCCACGGCGAGCTCGCCGCCGCGACCAACCCGCGCCGCGCGACCGGCTCCCTGCAGGACGTGCTGGTCGGTGCCGACGTGTTCGTCGGCGTCTCCGCCCCCGGCATCCTCGAGGCCGAGTGGATCCCGACCATGGCCGAGTCGCCGGTCGTCTTCGCCCTCGCCAACCCCGACCCGGAGATCGACCCGGCCGAGGCCGACAAGTACGCCGCCGTCGTGGCGTCGGGGCGCTCGGACTACCCCAACCAGATCAACAACGTGCTCGCCTTCCCGGGAGTCTTCCGCGGCCTGCTCGACGCCAGCGCCCACGAGGTCACCGTCGACATGCTCCTGCGCGCCGCCCAGGCGATCGCCGACACCGTCAGCGAGGAGGAGCTCCACGCCGCCTTCATCATCCCGAGCGTGTTCCACCCCGACGTGACCAAGCGGGTGGCTGCCGCGATCAGCGGTCGCGAGGGCTGAGGCGGGGCAGCGGCGGTCCTCACCGCCGCCCCTGCGCTCAGCTCTCCGCCGGCGCCGTCGGCCCTGTCACCTTCCGGGGCCACCAGAACTTCTCGCCCAGCGTGAGCGCGAGTGCCGGCACCAGCACCGTGCGTACGACGAGCGTGTCGAGCAGCACTCCGACGAAGATGATCGCGCCGAGCTGGGCCAGCACCACCAGCGGCAGCACGCCGAGGACGGCGAACACCGCGGCGAGCAGGATGCCGGCGCTGGTGATCACGCCGCCGGTGGCGGTCAGGGCGCGCAGCATGCCCTGGCGGGTGCCGTGCTCGCGCGCCTCCTCCCGGGCCCGGGTGACGAGGAAGATGTTGTAGTCGACACCGAGCGCGACGAGGAACAGGAACGCCAGCAGGGGCACGCCGGTGTCCATCGCCTCGAAGCCGAAGACGCCCTGGAACAGCCACCACGAGGCGCCCATCGCGGCGGCGTACGTCGCCAGGACGGTCGCGACGAGCAGCAGCGGTGCCACGATCGAGCGCAGCAGCAGGAGCAGCGCGCCCAGCACCAGCAGCAGGATCAGCGGCAGGATGAGGAGCCGGTCGCTGGCCGCGTACTCCTTGGCGTCGAGCGCCTCGGCGTCGCCGCCGCCGACGTGGGTCGTGTCGAAGTCGGCCACGGCGGCGCGGACGTCGAGCACCACGTCACGGGCCTCGTCGCTGCCGGGTGCCGCGTCGGGCACGGCGTCGATGCGGGCGATGCCGTCCCCGGTGGTCGTGATCCGCGCGGAGTCGACACCGTCGACGTCCTCGACCGCGCCGAGGACCTGCTCGGGGGTGTCACGGGTGAGGACCTGGACCGGGTCGCTGGTTCCGGCGGGGAAGGACTCGCCGAGCCGCTCCGCTGCCGAGATGGCCTCGGGGCGCTGGAGGAACTGGTCGGCCGGGTCGAGACCCGTCGTGATGGAGGTCGTGCCGATCGCGAGCAGGGCGAGGGCGGCGACCGTCCCGACGACGAAGGTGCGCGGACGCTTGGCCACGGCGTCGCCGACGCGGCGCCACACGCCGCGGGAGTCGACCAGCACCGCGTCGCCGACGCGAGGCACCTTGGGCCAGAAGACCCAGCGGCCGAAGAGCACCAGCGCGGCCGGCAGCACGACGAGGGCGAAGGTCGCGGCGATCACGACACCGACCGCGCAGGCGAGGCCGAGGCCGCGGGTCGTCGGGATCGCGGAGAGCAGGAGCGTGAGCAGGCCGAGCACGACGGTGGTGGAGCTCGAGATGACCGCCTCGGTGGTGCGGGCCAGGGCGTGCGCCATCGCCTCGTGGCGCGAGTCGGTGGTCTTGAGCTCGTCGCGGTAGCGCGAGATCAGCAGCAGTGCGTAGTCGGTGCCGGCACCGAACACCAGCACGCTCAGGATGCCCACCGTCGACTCGTCCCAGGCCACGCCCGTCACCTCGAGGACGTTGGTGGCGACGATGGCGGCGAAGCGGTCGGCGATGCCGACAACGGCCAGCGGGACCAGCCACAGCACCGGGCTGCGGTAGGTGATGATGAGCAGGATCGCCACGATGCCGGCGGTCGCGAGCAGCAGGCGGAAGTCGGCGCCGTCGAAGACCTGGCCGATGTCGGCCTGGATGCCGGCCGGGCCGGTCACCTCGACCGTGACCCCGTCGGGGGCGTCGTCGCGCAGGTCCTCGCGGAGCTTCTCGACGCGGTCGATGTTGTCGGTCGCCGACGTCGAGGTGACGGGCACGGCGACGAACGCGGCGGTGCCGTCCTCGGCCACGACGACCGGCGACTGCGGCGCGCCCCCGCTGTCCGGCGTACCGGGCGGGGGTCCGCCCTGCTCACCCTGGGGGGCGCCCTGGCCGCCCGCCTGCGAGAGCAGCGCGACGGCCTGCTCGGCGAGCTCGCCCTGGACGGCCTGGTCGAGCTCGCCGGAGTCGGCGGTCCACAGCACGATGGCGACCTGGCCCTCGTCCTCCGGGAGTCGGTCGGCCAGCTCGACGGCAAGGGTGCTGTCCGCGCCGGCGGGGAGGGTGTCGGTGGCGGAGCCCTCGCGGTCGCCCTCGGGCACCATCGCGATGACCGCGAGCGCCATCAGGAGCGGGATCAGGGCGACGACCCAGGCCAGGCGCCGGCCTGCGATGGCCCGGGCCAGGGCGGGGGTTCGGTGTGCGGACACGATGCTCCTCGGGAGGCGAAGGTCGGGCGTACGTCGCTAGTCGCGATGATTGCTAACCAAGTTACTTATCAAGTTAGCGGTACAACGTCTAGACTCGCAACTACGGCGCCTACCCCGGCGCCGGACCGACAGACGCAGTGAGGACAGGCGTGAGCGACCAGCAGGACGCACCCGAGGCCCCGCCGTGGGTGGCGCGCGGCCAGGAGCGCCAGCAGCCGCCGACGCTGCTCGCCCTGCGCGACCTCGTCGCCGCCGGGAGCCGGGTCAACCACACGGTCGCGCGGCGGGCCGGCCTGAGCGGGACCGAGCTGGTCACCCTCGAGCACCTGAGCCGCGAGCAGATCGGGCCCGCCGAGGTGGCGCGACGGCTCGAGGTCTCCACGGCTGCCGCCACGGGCATCGTCGACCGGCTGGTCTCGCGGGGGCACGTCGAGCGGCGACCGCACGAGGTCGACCGCAGGCGCACCGACCTGCACATCACCGACTCGGGCCGCAGCGAGATCGTCGGGCACCTGATGCCGATGTTCAGCGCGCTCCACCGTCACGACGCCTCCTTCACCGAGGAGGAGAAGGCGGTCGTCGAGCGCTATCTGCGCGGCGCTGCCGCGGCGTTCGAGGAGATCCTGGAGGGCTGATCCGGACCTCAGTCCGGGAAGCCCGCCTTGCGCTGGGCCACCAGGGCGGCGCCGACGATGCCGGCGCGGTTCTGCAGGCTGGCGGGGATGATCTCGGTCTCGATCTCGATGAGGTGGCCGAACTTCTCCCACGACTTGCTCACGCCGCCGCCGACGACGAAGAGGTCGGGGCTGAAGAGCCGCTCGACGTGGCGGAAGTAGCGCGTCAGCCGCTGGGACCAGTCCTGCCACGACAGGCCCTCGCGCTCGCGCGCGCTCGTCGCGGTGGTGACCTCGGCGACGGCGCCGTCGAGCTCGAGGTGGCCGAGCTCGGTGTTGGGGACCAGCTCGCCGTCCCAGATCATCGCCGAGCCGATGCCGGTGCCGAGCGTGATGACGAGGACCTGCCCGCGGCGTCCGCGCGCGGCGCCGTACTCCGACTCGGCGAGGCCGGCGGCGTCGGCGTCGTTGACGACGTGGACCTCACGGCCCAGTGCCTCGGTGAAGATCGCGTCGGCGTCCTCGCCGACCCAGGACTTGTCGATGTTGGCCGCGGAGTGGACGAACCCGTGGCG
This sequence is a window from Nocardioides sp. S5. Protein-coding genes within it:
- a CDS encoding MMPL family transporter encodes the protein MSAHRTPALARAIAGRRLAWVVALIPLLMALAVIAMVPEGDREGSATDTLPAGADSTLAVELADRLPEDEGQVAIVLWTADSGELDQAVQGELAEQAVALLSQAGGQGAPQGEQGGPPPGTPDSGGAPQSPVVVAEDGTAAFVAVPVTSTSATDNIDRVEKLREDLRDDAPDGVTVEVTGPAGIQADIGQVFDGADFRLLLATAGIVAILLIITYRSPVLWLVPLAVVGIADRFAAIVATNVLEVTGVAWDESTVGILSVLVFGAGTDYALLLISRYRDELKTTDSRHEAMAHALARTTEAVISSSTTVVLGLLTLLLSAIPTTRGLGLACAVGVVIAATFALVVLPAALVLFGRWVFWPKVPRVGDAVLVDSRGVWRRVGDAVAKRPRTFVVGTVAALALLAIGTTSITTGLDPADQFLQRPEAISAAERLGESFPAGTSDPVQVLTRDTPEQVLGAVEDVDGVDSARITTTGDGIARIDAVPDAAPGSDEARDVVLDVRAAVADFDTTHVGGGDAEALDAKEYAASDRLLILPLILLLVLGALLLLLRSIVAPLLLVATVLATYAAAMGASWWLFQGVFGFEAMDTGVPLLAFLFLVALGVDYNIFLVTRAREEAREHGTRQGMLRALTATGGVITSAGILLAAVFAVLGVLPLVVLAQLGAIIFVGVLLDTLVVRTVLVPALALTLGEKFWWPRKVTGPTAPAES
- a CDS encoding DUF350 domain-containing protein, giving the protein MTDLLNALLHAVAYAAVGGIMLVAAYYVLDLATPGHLGTHLRGVDENGNESVHAHSRSAGVVTSAWLVSNAAVLFTAIWTNGETSLGWALGWTVSFGALGILLNTVMFFAVEVITPGDLRRIVTDPGPVRPLAYVAAAVALSVGAIVCASIA
- a CDS encoding potassium channel family protein, translated to MSELSAEVDEADAVVARRLGFLTRPLQALVNAPHVLVLAIVAIWVGCSLTYAALEGKGPVEGLWWGIVTGSTVGYGDFYPASTTGRAVGALLIVSMLVLVPIAIGHVIANLVFDKESLAVATVLEDVHERIDRLEHLTLASLEAQHGREWLDERLAEHEAADAATTDVAEQMLEMFRPKFPQDPDPGGTR
- a CDS encoding MarR family transcriptional regulator; this translates as MSDQQDAPEAPPWVARGQERQQPPTLLALRDLVAAGSRVNHTVARRAGLSGTELVTLEHLSREQIGPAEVARRLEVSTAAATGIVDRLVSRGHVERRPHEVDRRRTDLHITDSGRSEIVGHLMPMFSALHRHDASFTEEEKAVVERYLRGAAAAFEEILEG
- a CDS encoding NAD-dependent malic enzyme, with the protein product MAATASSYSITMRLYTAPDHHVVGTVATSIAKGGGVVTAIDVTDSRHDRLVVDVTCSAADADHSLELVAAVDAVEGVTVHKVSDRTFLLHLGGKIEVSSKVPLRTRDDLSMAYTPGVGRVSMAIHDNPEDVRKLTIKGNSVAVVTDGSAVLGLGNIGPGAALPVMEGKAALFKRFAGIDAWPICLATQDTDEIVRAVEMIAPGFGGINLEDIAAPRCFEIEARLRKSLDIPVFHDDQHGTAIVVLAALTNALRCVEKQLADVRIVVSGAGAAGTAIVTLLLAAGAHDVVVVDREGALAQGDESLSAAHGELAAATNPRRATGSLQDVLVGADVFVGVSAPGILEAEWIPTMAESPVVFALANPDPEIDPAEADKYAAVVASGRSDYPNQINNVLAFPGVFRGLLDASAHEVTVDMLLRAAQAIADTVSEEELHAAFIIPSVFHPDVTKRVAAAISGREG
- a CDS encoding GNAT family N-acetyltransferase; the protein is MDTVFADAPDRSRYELRAGDELVGLIDYRLAGDVITLVHTEVPEAFGGQGYAARLARGALDDARSRGLRVVPSCAYVAAYVDKHPDYADLVR
- the ppgK gene encoding polyphosphate--glucose phosphotransferase, with product MEHPFGIDFGGTGIKGAPVDLERGDFVHDRVRIDTPRPATPDAVAEVFRAIVGSFPASSSPVGVTVPGIVRHGFVHSAANIDKSWVGEDADAIFTEALGREVHVVNDADAAGLAESEYGAARGRRGQVLVITLGTGIGSAMIWDGELVPNTELGHLELDGAVAEVTTATSAREREGLSWQDWSQRLTRYFRHVERLFSPDLFVVGGGVSKSWEKFGHLIEIETEIIPASLQNRAGIVGAALVAQRKAGFPD